Proteins from a genomic interval of Amycolatopsis sp. cg13:
- the pheA gene encoding prephenate dehydratase, whose translation MLRIAYFGPQGTFTEQAARALAPGEDLTPYETVRLALQAVRDGAADAACVPIENSVEGVVPATLDGLSDGDPLVATAETILPIHFSVLKRPGSGEIRTVASHPHALAQVREWLEANLPDATPVASSSTAAAAVGVVEGDFDAAVSAPVAIEHYPLEELATGVADVRDAQTRFLMVRRPGELPAPTGADRTSIVAAAVNRTGTLSDLLVELAGRGINLTRIDARPTRNNFGEYRFFIDFEGHVAEPRIIDAMAALRRRSHLRFLGSYPRADEVAATIEDGAGNQDFLDAQAWVDAVLKGEGA comes from the coding sequence GTGTTGCGGATCGCGTATTTCGGCCCTCAGGGCACGTTCACCGAGCAGGCCGCCCGCGCGCTCGCGCCGGGCGAGGACCTGACCCCCTACGAGACCGTCCGGCTGGCGCTGCAGGCCGTCCGCGACGGTGCCGCGGACGCCGCGTGCGTGCCGATCGAGAACTCTGTCGAAGGCGTGGTCCCGGCGACGCTCGACGGGCTCAGTGACGGGGACCCGCTCGTCGCCACGGCCGAGACGATCCTGCCCATCCACTTCAGCGTGCTCAAACGGCCTGGCAGCGGCGAAATCCGCACTGTCGCGAGCCATCCGCACGCGCTGGCCCAGGTGCGCGAGTGGCTGGAGGCGAACCTGCCGGACGCCACCCCGGTCGCCTCGTCGTCCACCGCTGCGGCGGCGGTCGGTGTGGTCGAGGGCGATTTCGACGCGGCGGTGTCCGCGCCGGTCGCGATCGAGCACTACCCGCTGGAGGAGCTGGCGACCGGCGTGGCCGACGTCCGCGACGCGCAGACCCGGTTCCTGATGGTGCGTCGTCCCGGCGAACTGCCCGCGCCGACCGGAGCCGACCGCACGTCGATCGTCGCGGCCGCGGTCAACCGCACCGGGACGCTTTCCGATCTGCTGGTCGAACTGGCCGGCCGCGGGATCAACCTGACCCGGATCGACGCCCGGCCGACCCGCAACAACTTCGGCGAGTACCGGTTCTTCATCGACTTCGAGGGCCACGTCGCCGAACCCCGGATCATCGACGCGATGGCCGCCCTGCGCCGCCGCTCTCACCTGCGCTTTCTCGGTTCGTACCCGCGGGCGGACGAGGTCGCGGCCACGATCGAGGACGGCGCGGGGAACCAGGATTTCCTCGACGCGCAGGCGTGGGTCGACGCGGTTTTGAAGGGAGAAGGCGCATGA
- a CDS encoding septum formation family protein, which produces MSQRSERFPSRMQTLTTRVVMAGVFFGAVIALALSVAFSWTDTLAGGAGGGEGKLSEAAQQAFHSPPGTCLTWNAKDASDAHAVPCTQSHLFEVTTVVDIGAKFPQQAPFPSLDQWQDIAQQQCNSDVRPYLGHPLDPYGKLTTNLLRPTSAQWSGGDRQLRCGLQFAGPGGGLQPTTGAAKTQDQSMVWAPGTCLALVGKGVGDPVDCSKPHSYEMIATLDLASHFKDGYPKLDDQKSWLDTECNKAAKDYTGSSDLSSKKLTLGWDSREQESWDAGSTKVNCKVAATLQDGSGFQAVTGSVKSGASGSSSQQQSPPPSSGSGGN; this is translated from the coding sequence ATGTCTCAACGCTCGGAGCGGTTCCCTTCGCGTATGCAGACCCTGACCACCCGCGTGGTGATGGCCGGGGTGTTCTTCGGCGCGGTCATCGCGCTGGCCTTGAGCGTCGCCTTCTCCTGGACCGACACGCTCGCGGGCGGCGCGGGCGGCGGGGAAGGCAAGCTCAGCGAGGCAGCCCAGCAGGCGTTTCACTCGCCGCCGGGCACCTGCCTGACCTGGAACGCCAAGGACGCCTCGGACGCGCACGCGGTGCCGTGCACCCAGTCGCACCTGTTCGAGGTCACCACCGTGGTCGACATCGGCGCGAAGTTCCCGCAGCAGGCTCCGTTCCCGAGTCTCGACCAGTGGCAGGACATCGCGCAGCAGCAGTGCAACAGCGACGTACGGCCGTACCTCGGCCACCCGCTCGACCCGTACGGCAAGCTCACCACCAACCTGCTGCGGCCCACGTCGGCGCAGTGGTCCGGCGGCGACCGCCAGTTGCGCTGCGGCCTGCAGTTCGCCGGTCCGGGCGGCGGCCTGCAGCCCACCACCGGCGCGGCGAAAACCCAGGACCAGTCGATGGTGTGGGCCCCGGGCACCTGCCTCGCGCTGGTCGGCAAGGGCGTCGGCGATCCGGTCGACTGCAGCAAGCCGCACTCCTACGAAATGATCGCGACCCTCGACCTGGCCTCGCACTTCAAGGACGGCTACCCGAAGCTGGACGACCAGAAGTCCTGGCTCGACACCGAGTGCAACAAGGCGGCGAAGGACTACACCGGCAGCTCCGACCTCTCCTCGAAGAAGCTCACGCTGGGCTGGGACTCGCGCGAGCAGGAGAGCTGGGACGCCGGGTCCACCAAGGTCAACTGCAAGGTCGCGGCCACGCTGCAGGACGGCAGCGGATTCCAGGCGGTCACCGGCAGCGTGAAGAGCGGGGCCTCCGGGTCGTCCAGCCAGCAGCAGAGCCCGCCGCCGAGTTCCGGTTCCGGCGGGAACTGA
- a CDS encoding metallopeptidase family protein — translation MPVEMSQARFEELVADALDQVPAEFAAAMDNVVVLVEEFNEEAPDILGLYHGIALTERTSHYSGALPDRISIYREPILDICDTEDDVVEEVLITVMHELGHHFGIDDERLHELGWG, via the coding sequence GTGCCCGTCGAGATGAGCCAGGCCCGGTTCGAGGAACTCGTGGCCGACGCGCTCGACCAGGTGCCCGCGGAGTTCGCCGCGGCGATGGACAACGTCGTGGTGCTGGTCGAGGAGTTCAACGAGGAAGCGCCGGACATCCTCGGGCTCTACCACGGCATCGCGCTCACCGAGCGCACCAGCCACTACAGCGGCGCGCTGCCGGACCGGATCTCGATCTACCGGGAGCCGATCCTCGACATCTGCGACACCGAGGACGACGTCGTCGAGGAAGTGCTGATCACCGTCATGCACGAACTCGGCCACCACTTCGGCATCGACGACGAGCGGCTGCACGAACTCGGCTGGGGCTGA
- a CDS encoding MFS transporter: protein MSHRTTDGRLRWLLASSGTSNLADGIAKVAFPLLATTLTRDPVEIAALSAVQFLPWLLFAIPAGTLVDRIDRKKAMIAANAMRALVVAAVTALLAFGTMEIWTIYVASLLVGIAETVAESAANVLPPSLVEEDRLESANSKLQACEIVGQTFLGGPVGSATFAMFAVFPFLLSSVGFAVGAAMLLGMAGSYRPRQETKSHIRADFADGFRWLRRHSLLLRLLAIAGLLSLISELAQAQLVLYALEDLHLSDATFGAFAFVGGAGGLLGAGLTPRLVRRIGRRTVLVGGVLFCALGFGGMGLVRQPVVSAVLFGVFAAAVVAVNVVLATARHTLVPGELLGRVLGVWRTVVWGAIPLGALLGGLLTKLLGSAGDTFTASGVLLLFVTAYALFALRGRPLDDKTASTGDGARSQQ, encoded by the coding sequence GTGTCGCATCGGACGACGGACGGCCGGCTGCGCTGGCTGCTCGCTTCGAGCGGCACGTCGAACCTCGCCGACGGCATCGCCAAGGTCGCCTTCCCGCTCCTGGCCACCACGCTGACCCGCGATCCGGTCGAGATCGCCGCACTGTCGGCCGTGCAGTTCCTGCCGTGGCTGCTGTTCGCGATCCCGGCGGGCACGCTCGTCGACCGGATCGACCGCAAGAAGGCGATGATCGCCGCGAACGCGATGCGCGCGCTCGTGGTCGCCGCGGTCACCGCGCTGCTCGCGTTCGGCACGATGGAGATCTGGACGATCTACGTCGCGTCGCTGCTCGTGGGCATCGCGGAAACGGTCGCGGAGAGCGCCGCGAACGTGCTGCCGCCCTCGCTGGTCGAGGAGGACCGGCTGGAGAGCGCCAACAGCAAGCTGCAGGCCTGCGAGATCGTCGGCCAGACGTTCCTCGGCGGCCCGGTCGGCAGCGCCACTTTCGCGATGTTCGCGGTCTTCCCGTTCCTGCTCTCGTCCGTCGGGTTCGCGGTCGGTGCCGCGATGCTGCTGGGCATGGCGGGCAGCTACCGGCCGAGGCAGGAGACCAAGTCGCACATCCGGGCGGATTTCGCGGACGGTTTCCGCTGGCTAAGGCGGCATTCGCTGTTGCTGCGGCTGCTCGCGATCGCCGGTCTGCTCAGCCTGATCAGCGAACTGGCCCAGGCGCAGCTGGTGCTGTACGCGCTGGAAGACCTGCATTTGTCCGACGCCACCTTCGGTGCTTTCGCCTTCGTCGGAGGTGCCGGTGGCCTGCTCGGAGCCGGGCTAACGCCGCGACTGGTCCGGCGCATTGGACGGCGGACGGTCCTGGTCGGCGGGGTGTTGTTCTGCGCGCTCGGCTTCGGTGGCATGGGCCTGGTGCGCCAGCCGGTGGTGTCCGCGGTGCTGTTCGGCGTCTTCGCGGCGGCGGTGGTGGCGGTGAACGTGGTGCTCGCGACCGCGCGCCACACGCTCGTGCCGGGCGAACTCCTCGGCCGTGTGCTCGGCGTCTGGCGGACGGTCGTCTGGGGCGCGATTCCGCTCGGCGCGCTGCTCGGCGGATTGCTCACCAAGCTGCTCGGTTCTGCTGGCGACACCTTCACCGCTTCCGGCGTCCTGCTGCTGTTCGTGACCGCTTATGCACTGTTCGCGCTGCGCGGCCGCCCGCTCGATGACAAAACGGCCTCGACCGGGGACGGAGCCCGTTCGCAGCAGTGA
- a CDS encoding macro domain-containing protein, producing the protein MTADSGTHAGHGEAVSPGSPRTPELVLCAVDEPLAAAWTSAAADVVGSVRVHRGSVLDIAAQAVVSPANSYGWMRGGIDAVYARAFPGIEQSVRSAVLASYGGELPIGESVIVPTGESEPAWLISAPTMREPGERLPADTVHPYLAARAVFLQWQRGQLDSGSVASAVRTIAMPGLGTGVGGVAPATCARQVAAAWQEVFGTNGHLR; encoded by the coding sequence GTGACCGCCGACTCAGGCACACACGCCGGGCACGGGGAAGCCGTTTCGCCGGGTTCTCCCCGAACGCCGGAATTGGTGCTGTGCGCCGTCGATGAACCGCTGGCCGCGGCGTGGACCTCCGCCGCGGCGGACGTCGTCGGCTCCGTCCGGGTGCACCGCGGTTCGGTGCTCGATATAGCCGCGCAGGCGGTGGTCAGCCCGGCCAATTCCTACGGCTGGATGCGCGGCGGGATCGACGCGGTCTACGCACGGGCGTTCCCCGGCATCGAGCAGAGCGTGCGCAGCGCGGTTTTGGCTTCTTACGGCGGTGAGCTGCCGATCGGCGAGTCCGTGATCGTCCCGACCGGCGAGTCCGAACCGGCTTGGCTGATCAGTGCGCCGACCATGCGCGAGCCCGGCGAACGGCTGCCCGCGGACACTGTCCACCCGTATCTCGCGGCGCGCGCGGTGTTCCTGCAGTGGCAGCGCGGACAGCTGGATTCCGGCTCGGTCGCCTCTGCCGTGCGGACGATCGCGATGCCCGGTCTCGGCACTGGCGTCGGCGGCGTGGCACCGGCCACGTGCGCCCGTCAGGTCGCCGCGGCGTGGCAAGAAGTTTTCGGGACCAACGGTCACCTTCGGTAA
- a CDS encoding histidine phosphatase family protein, protein MRLLLVRHGQTEGNVRRALDTALPGPPLTELGREQAAALAEQLKSEPIVAVYASEAVRAQQTAAPLAEAFGFDVQVIEGVKEVDAGDLEGNTDLDSIGVYLRVVKAWTEGDLDVSIPGGETGTQVRDRMLGAANELRAKHEETSPDGVVVLVSHGGAIRLAGEWLAANVPAELANEALIPNTKFVELEARDHGWECVRWVDTRLS, encoded by the coding sequence ATGAGGTTGCTGCTGGTCCGGCACGGACAGACCGAGGGCAACGTCCGCCGCGCGCTGGACACCGCGTTGCCCGGTCCGCCGCTCACCGAACTCGGCCGCGAGCAGGCCGCGGCGCTCGCTGAGCAGCTGAAATCCGAGCCGATCGTGGCGGTGTACGCGTCGGAAGCGGTTCGGGCGCAGCAGACCGCAGCGCCGCTGGCCGAGGCGTTCGGGTTCGACGTGCAGGTGATCGAGGGCGTCAAGGAGGTCGACGCCGGTGATCTCGAAGGCAACACCGACCTGGACTCGATCGGCGTCTACCTGCGCGTGGTTAAGGCCTGGACGGAAGGCGACCTGGACGTCTCGATCCCCGGCGGCGAGACCGGCACGCAGGTGCGGGACCGGATGCTCGGCGCGGCCAACGAGCTGCGGGCCAAGCACGAGGAAACTTCGCCGGACGGAGTGGTCGTGCTGGTCAGCCACGGCGGCGCGATCCGCCTCGCCGGGGAATGGCTGGCCGCCAACGTGCCCGCCGAACTGGCGAACGAGGCGCTGATCCCGAACACGAAGTTCGTCGAGCTGGAAGCGCGCGACCACGGATGGGAGTGCGTCCGCTGGGTCGACACCCGCCTTTCGTGA
- a CDS encoding nucleotide pyrophosphohydrolase produces MTLEDLTRRLRDFAAARDWEPFHTPKNLTMALSGEAGELIALFQWLTPEEAANWRADPTREFNVQDEIADVMLYLVRLADVLGIDLLEAANAKVDRNEKRFPPLAR; encoded by the coding sequence GTGACCCTAGAAGACCTGACCCGGCGCCTCCGCGACTTCGCCGCCGCCCGGGACTGGGAACCGTTCCACACCCCGAAAAACCTGACGATGGCCCTGTCCGGCGAAGCAGGCGAGCTGATCGCCCTGTTCCAGTGGCTGACCCCGGAGGAAGCCGCGAACTGGCGCGCGGACCCGACCCGGGAGTTCAACGTCCAAGACGAAATCGCCGACGTAATGCTGTACCTGGTCCGGCTCGCGGATGTGCTGGGAATCGACCTGCTGGAAGCGGCGAACGCGAAGGTGGACCGGAATGAGAAGAGGTTCCCTCCGCTAGCCCGGTGA
- a CDS encoding DUF4232 domain-containing protein: protein MANTKKPWFSLVFLSAVGASGALLLSACGQGAPAASGPASSDTPSSSPMSSASSAASSAPSSASSAPSGGSGPVEKPPADNGLCKAGDVSLSLGGGDAGAGSEYRSLLIKNTSGKPCTIQGFPGVSYVGGENGAQIGPAADRDGAKGAPVKLAPGQSAAADVQFAQVRNFDPAVCKPTQVKGLRVYLPQETASKFVPLDGLGCAGTNIPGKQLGVKTVHKA, encoded by the coding sequence ATGGCAAACACGAAGAAACCGTGGTTTTCCCTGGTCTTCCTGTCCGCAGTGGGCGCGTCGGGGGCGCTGCTGCTTTCCGCGTGCGGCCAGGGCGCTCCCGCCGCGAGCGGCCCGGCGAGTTCGGACACCCCGTCGAGCAGCCCGATGTCGTCGGCTTCGTCCGCCGCGTCGTCCGCTCCTTCTTCCGCGTCGTCCGCGCCCAGCGGCGGCTCGGGGCCGGTCGAAAAGCCGCCCGCCGACAACGGCCTGTGCAAGGCGGGCGACGTTTCCCTGTCGCTCGGCGGCGGCGACGCCGGCGCGGGTTCGGAGTACCGGTCGCTGCTGATCAAGAACACCAGCGGCAAACCGTGCACCATCCAGGGCTTCCCTGGCGTTTCCTACGTCGGCGGCGAAAACGGGGCGCAGATCGGCCCGGCCGCCGATCGCGACGGTGCCAAGGGCGCGCCGGTGAAGCTGGCTCCCGGCCAGTCCGCCGCGGCGGATGTGCAGTTCGCGCAGGTGCGCAACTTCGACCCGGCTGTCTGCAAGCCGACCCAGGTCAAGGGCCTTCGCGTGTACCTGCCGCAGGAGACGGCGTCGAAGTTCGTGCCGCTCGACGGCCTCGGCTGCGCGGGCACGAACATCCCGGGCAAGCAGCTCGGCGTGAAAACCGTGCACAAGGCCTGA
- the coaA gene encoding type I pantothenate kinase — translation MPTRVRELSPYVELHREQWRELRSSTPLPLTADELVRLRGLGEQIDLAEVADVYLPLSRLINLQVKARQQLYEATTTFLGEDCRNTKAPFVIGVAGSVAVGKSTTARILRTLLARWPDHPRVDLVTTDGFLYSRDELTRRGIMHRKGFPESYDRRALLRFVTEVKSGAERVSAPVYSHLAYDILPDQEQVVERPDILIIEGLNVLQPGPSLTVSDLFDFSIYVDAHIDDIEHWYVERFLKLRHTAFADPASHFHHFAGLDDDEAREEARHLWRTINEPNLMENIKPTRPRATLVLRKDADHAINRVRLRKL, via the coding sequence ATGCCCACACGGGTCCGTGAACTCAGCCCTTATGTAGAGCTGCATCGGGAACAGTGGCGGGAGCTGCGCAGCTCCACTCCGCTGCCGCTGACCGCGGACGAGCTGGTCCGGCTCCGCGGGCTCGGGGAACAAATCGATCTCGCCGAGGTCGCCGACGTGTACCTGCCGCTTTCGCGGCTGATCAACCTCCAGGTGAAGGCCCGGCAACAGCTGTACGAGGCCACCACGACGTTCCTCGGCGAGGACTGTCGCAACACCAAAGCCCCGTTCGTGATCGGCGTCGCGGGCAGTGTCGCGGTCGGCAAGTCGACCACCGCCCGGATCCTGCGCACCCTGCTCGCCCGCTGGCCCGACCACCCGCGCGTCGACCTCGTGACGACCGACGGGTTCCTCTACTCGCGCGACGAGCTGACCCGGCGCGGAATCATGCACCGCAAGGGTTTCCCGGAAAGCTACGACCGGCGCGCGCTGCTGCGGTTCGTCACCGAGGTGAAGTCCGGGGCCGAGCGGGTCTCCGCGCCGGTGTACTCGCACCTCGCCTACGACATCCTCCCGGACCAGGAGCAGGTCGTGGAGCGGCCGGACATCCTGATCATCGAGGGATTGAACGTCCTGCAGCCCGGCCCGAGCCTGACCGTTTCGGATCTGTTCGACTTTTCGATTTACGTCGACGCGCACATCGACGACATCGAGCACTGGTATGTCGAGCGATTCCTGAAGCTGCGGCACACCGCGTTCGCCGACCCGGCGTCGCACTTCCACCACTTCGCCGGCTTGGACGACGACGAGGCCCGCGAAGAAGCGCGGCACCTCTGGCGCACCATCAACGAGCCGAACCTGATGGAGAACATCAAACCGACCCGACCGCGTGCGACGCTCGTCCTCCGCAAGGACGCCGACCACGCCATCAACCGTGTTCGACTGCGGAAACTCTGA